Proteins from a genomic interval of Arachis hypogaea cultivar Tifrunner chromosome 10, arahy.Tifrunner.gnm2.J5K5, whole genome shotgun sequence:
- the LOC112716833 gene encoding probable inactive leucine-rich repeat receptor-like protein kinase At3g03770, which produces MAKTLHPSMLLILVTITLSILDSEQQRIQSTQSKALLTIQRLLNFPAVLSSWNSSTDFCSSDSKTSLTVVCYEGTITQLNIVGEAKASPLPKTFSVDSFVKALVKFPTLKVLTLVSLGIWGPLPAKIARLSSLEILNLSSNFLCGAIPPELASLSHLQTLILDDNMFASRLPDWLDSFPALTVLSLKTNSFNGSLPDSLGQLENLRVLSLSHNRFYGAVPDLGRLVNLEVLELDENAFGPDFPKLGNKLVTLVLRNNKFRSNIPDELSSYYQLERFDISSNSFVGPFQLQLLSLPSITYLNISGNRLTGMLYDNVSCNSQLQAVDLSSNLLAGSLPKCLESNSNGRSVRYAGNCLEETDQDQHESSFCHTEAIAVGILLPERKRHRRVSKAVLSSVIIGGIFGLVAVFSLILFIVRRGNSKSKVKKNPPTKLISENAASGYTTKLQSDARYVSQTMKFGSVGLPPYRAYSLEEIVVATNNFDSARFMGEGSQGQMYRGQLRDGSLVAIRCVKMRKCFSTQDFMHYIELISKYRHLHLVSALGHCFECYLDDSSVSRIFLVFEYVPNGTLKSWISDGHYRKSLSWTQRIAASIGVAKGIEFLHTGLVPAVFSNNIKITDVLLDQNFVAKISSYNLPLLSNIVKSGSGNLSIGFRSPSFKQSLRYEDKSDIYDFGIILLELILGRTIKPRNVDTLKDLLQASITSNDEARMSIIDPAIRKACLDQSLKTMMEVCVRCLAKDPSERPSIEDVLWNLQFAAQVQDAWRVDSQSQSSDGSSISPLASPPMNFH; this is translated from the exons ATGGCAAAAACACTTCATCCTTCAATGCTTCTCATTCTGGTAACAATTACACTCTCAATTCTCGATTCGGAGCAACAAAGAATTCAATCAACGCAATCTAAGGCGCTTCTAACAATCCAACGGCTATTAAACTTCCCTGCTGTTTTAAGCAGCTGGAACAGCAGCACAGACTTCTGCAGCTCAGATTCAAAAACTTCTCTAACTGTTGTGTGCTATGAAGGCACCATAACTCAGCTTAACATCGTAGGCGAAGCGAAAGCTTCGCCTCTTCCGAAAACTTTCTCAGTTGATTCCTTTGTCAAAGCACTGGTAAAGTTTCCTACATTGAAAGTACTCACACTGGTTTCTCTTGGCATTTGGGGTCCCTTGCCTGCTAAGATAGCTCGTTTGTCGTCGCTCGAGATACTTAATCTGAGTTCAAATTTTCTCTGTGGCGCCATCCCTCCCGAGCTTGCTTCGCTTTCTCATCTACAAACACTAATTCTTGATGACAACATGTTTGCCAGCCGTCTTCCAGACTGGCTGGATTCCTTCCCGGCCTTAACCGTGCTGAGTTTAAAGACTAATTCATTCAACGGTTCGCTTCCTGATTCGCTCGGTCAGTTAGAGAATCTGCGCGTTCTTTCGCTTTCTCATAACAGGTTTTATGGAGCAGTACCTGATTTAGGCCGGTTGGTGAATCTAGAAGTGCTGGAATTGGATGAGAATGCTTTTGGACCTGACTTTCCGAAACTTGGAAACAAGTTGGTTACTTTAGTGCTAAGAAACAACAAGTTTAGATCTAATATCCCTGATGAATTAAGCTCATACTATCAGCTCGAACGATTCGATATCTCTTCGAATTCTTTCGTTGGGCCCTTCCAGCTGCAACTGTTATCACTTCCATCTATTACTTATCTAAACATTTCTGGAAACAGATTAACAGGAATGCTTTATGATAATGTTTCTTGCAACTCTCAACTCCAAGCAGTGGATTTATCCTCAAATCTTTTGGCTGGAAGCTTACCAAAATGTTTGGAGTCGAATTCGAATGGAAGGAGTGTCCGGTATGCTGGGAATTGTCTCGAGGAGACGGATCAAGATCAACACGAATCGTCTTTTTGCCACACTGAAGCCATAGCAGTGGGAATATTGTTACCTGAaaggaagaggcacagaagagtGTCTAAGGCAGTTCTTTCAAGTGTGATAATTGGTGGAATTTTTGGACTTGTAGCtgttttttcattgattttgtttattgttaGAAGAGGAAATTCCAAAAGCAAAGTGAAGAAGAATCCTCCAACAAAATTGATATCAGAAAATGCAGCTTCTGGATACACCACTAAGCTACAATCTGATGCAa GGTATGTATCTCAAACAATGAAGTTTGGATCTGTTGGTCTGCCACCTTATCGAGCTTACTCACTGGAAGAGATTGTGGTAGCTACAAACAATTTTGACTCAGCTCGTTTCATGGGTGAAGGTTCTCAAGGACAG ATGTACAGAGGTCAACTTAGGGATGGTTCACTTGTTGCCataagatgtgtgaaaatgaggaaatGCTTCAGCACTCAAGACTTTATGCACTACATAGAGCTGATATCAAAGTATAGGCATCTCCACTTAGTCAGTGCCCTTGGACACTGCTTTGAATGCTATTTAGATGATTCAAGTGTCAGCAGAATATTCCTTGTCTTTGAATATGTACCCAATGGCACACTCAAGAGCTGGATCTCAG ATGGACATTATAGAAAATCACTGAGCTGGACACAACGGATAGCAGCTTCAATTGGAGTAGCAAAGGGAATTGAATTTTTGCATACAGGGCTTGTCCCTGCTGTATTCTCAAACAATATCAAGATAACTGATGTTTTATTGGATCAGAATTTTGTTGCAAAAATCAGCAGTTACAACCTACCTTTGTTATCTAATATTGTAAAG AGTGGAAGTGGAAATCTTTCCATTGGATTCAGAAGTCCAAGCTTTAAACAAAG TTTAAGATATGAAGATAAGTCAGATATTTATGACTTTGGAATAATACTACTTGAACTCATTCTTGGAAGGACAATAAAACCAAGGAATGTAGACACCTTAAAGGACCTG TTGCAAGCAAGCATAACATCAAACGATGAAGCTCGAATGAGCATCATAGATCCGGCGATTCGCAAGGCGTGCTTGGATCAATCACTGAAGACAATGATGGAGGTGTGCGTGAGGTGCCTGGCTAAAGATCCATCAGAGAGACCCTCAATAGAGGATGTTCTATGGAACTTGCAGTTTGCTGCTCAAGTCCAAGATGCATGGAGAGTTGACTCTCAAAGTCAAAGCAGTGATGGCTCTTCCATATCACCTTTGGCGTCGCCACCAATGAACTTCCATTAG